The following coding sequences lie in one Onychomys torridus chromosome X, mOncTor1.1, whole genome shotgun sequence genomic window:
- the Awat2 gene encoding acyl-CoA wax alcohol acyltransferase 2 — translation MFWPTKKNIKTALEVFALFQWALSVFVIVTTVILVNLYLVVFTSYWLATVLMLIWLAFDWKTPERGGRRFTCVRRWCLWKHYCDYFPIKILKTHDISPSHNYILACHPHGLMSHSCFGHFATETSGFTKIFPGITPYMLTLGAFFWVPFLRDYVMSTGACSVSQSSMDFLLTRKGTGNMLVVVVGGLAECKHSLPGSTTLVLKKRYGFVRTALRHGVSLIPAYVFGETDLYNQYIFTPGGYINRFQKWFQKMVHVYPCAFYGRGFTKNSWGLLPYSQPVTTVVGEPLPLPKIENPSQETVTKYHTLYIGALRKLFDQYKTKFGIPETQELVIL, via the exons TAACCACTGTGATCCTTGTCAACCTCTACTTGGTGGTGTTCACATCGTATTGGCTTGCCACTGTGTTGATGCTCATCTGGCTGGCTTTTGACTGGAAGACCCCTGAGCGAG GCGGCCGCCGTTTCACCTGTGTGAGGAGGTGGTGTCTGTGGAAACACTACTGCGATTACTTCCCAATCAAG ATTTTGAAGACACATGATATTTCCCCCAGCCACAACTACATCCTTGCCTGCCATCCTCATGGGCTCATGTCCCATTCATGCTTTGGCCACTTTGCCACTGAAACATCAGGCTTCACCAAGATCTTTCCTGGTATCACTCCTTATATGCTCACGCTGGGAGCCTTTTTCTGGGTGCCTTTCCTCAGAGACTATGTAATGTCTACAG GGGCGTGCTCTGTGAGCCAATCCTCCATGGACTTTCTGCTTACCCGCAAGGGCACAGGCAACATGCTTGTCGTGGTGGTTGGTGGCCTGGCTGAATGCAAACACAGCTTGCCAGGCTCTACCACCCTGGTCTTGAAGAAGCGGTATGGCTTTGTGCGTACGGCCCTTCGACATGG GGTGTCTTTAATCCCTGCTTATGTCTTTGGAGAGACAGACCTCTACAACCAGTATATTTTCACTCCCGGGGGCTATATCAATCGCTTCCAGAAGTGGTTCCAGAAGATGGTACACGTCTACCCCTGTGCTTTCTATGGGCGTGGCTTTACCAAGAACTCCTGGGGCCTTCTGCCCTATTCTCAGCCAGTAACCACTGTTG TCGGGGAACCTCTACCACTGCCCAAGATTGAGAATCCGAGCCAGGAGACTGTGACCAAATACCACACACTCTATATTGGTGCCCTACGCAAATTGTTTGATCAATATAAGACCAAGTTTGGCATCCCAGAGACCCAGGAGCTGGTGATACTTTGA